One genomic window of Azospirillum sp. TSH100 includes the following:
- the pgsA gene encoding CDP-diacylglycerol--glycerol-3-phosphate 3-phosphatidyltransferase, with translation MLTSLPNLLTLSRIAVIPLVVGLFYVPEAWAAYTACSLYAAACITDWFDGYLARAWAQESVIGKFLDPIADKLLVAATLIMLAGFHRLTGLSILPAVVILLREVLVSGLREYLAGLHVGVPVTWLAKWKTTIQMIALGFLIVGDYGPVELPVTFIGTVGLWIAAALTFYTGWDYMRAGLTHMMAEQPAKSAAARSARSAG, from the coding sequence ATGCTGACCAGCCTGCCCAACCTGCTGACCCTGTCGCGCATTGCCGTGATCCCGCTGGTGGTCGGGCTGTTCTATGTGCCGGAGGCGTGGGCCGCCTATACCGCCTGCTCGCTCTATGCCGCTGCCTGCATCACCGACTGGTTCGATGGCTATCTGGCGCGCGCCTGGGCGCAGGAAAGCGTCATCGGCAAATTCCTCGACCCGATCGCCGACAAGCTGCTGGTCGCGGCTACGCTGATCATGCTGGCGGGGTTCCATCGGCTCACCGGCCTGTCGATCCTGCCGGCGGTGGTGATCCTGCTGCGCGAAGTCCTGGTGTCGGGCCTGCGCGAGTATCTGGCCGGCCTGCATGTCGGTGTGCCGGTGACCTGGCTGGCGAAATGGAAGACGACGATCCAGATGATCGCGCTGGGCTTCCTGATCGTCGGTGACTATGGTCCGGTGGAGCTGCCTGTGACCTTCATAGGTACGGTTGGTCTGTGGATCGCCGCGGCGCTGACTTTCTACACCGGCTGGGATTACATGCGCGCCGGACTTACCCACATGATGGCCGAGCAGCCGGCGAAGTCCGCCGCCGCCCGTTCCGCCCGCAGCGCCGGTTGA
- a CDS encoding HAD hydrolase-like protein, whose amino-acid sequence MDIATSPTPPAPDRSGYRLAIFDFDGTLADSFPWFVDVLNGVADRYGFNRVRADEVEQLRGYDARRIMRHLRVPNWKLPFIANHMRQLMARDIDGIRLFDGVPDMLRTLNGRGVTVAVVSSNSVGNIRRILGAETTGLVAHYGCGASLFGKAAKFRKMLRKTGIVAEHAVGIGDEVRDIEAARKVGMDCAAVAWGYTRGDALAASRPDRLLTRVEEIPGLFGG is encoded by the coding sequence ATGGACATCGCAACCTCCCCAACGCCGCCGGCGCCCGATCGCAGCGGCTACCGTCTCGCCATCTTCGATTTCGACGGCACGCTGGCCGACTCCTTCCCCTGGTTCGTCGATGTTCTGAACGGCGTGGCCGACCGCTATGGCTTCAATCGGGTGCGGGCGGACGAGGTCGAACAGCTTCGCGGCTATGACGCGCGGCGGATCATGCGGCACCTGCGGGTGCCGAACTGGAAGCTTCCCTTCATCGCCAACCATATGCGCCAACTGATGGCACGCGACATCGACGGCATCCGGCTGTTCGACGGTGTCCCGGACATGTTGCGGACGTTGAACGGCCGGGGCGTGACCGTCGCCGTCGTCAGTTCCAACTCGGTCGGGAACATCCGCCGCATCCTGGGCGCGGAGACCACCGGACTGGTGGCCCATTATGGCTGTGGTGCCTCGCTGTTCGGCAAGGCGGCCAAATTCCGCAAGATGCTGCGGAAGACCGGGATTGTGGCGGAACATGCCGTCGGCATCGGTGACGAGGTGCGCGACATCGAGGCGGCGCGGAAGGTGGGCATGGACTGCGCCGCCGTTGCCTGGGGCTATACACGTGGCGATGCCCTGGCGGCGTCGCGGCCGGACCGGCTGCTGACGCGGGTGGAGGAAATCCCTGGCCTGTTCGGCGGCTGA
- a CDS encoding ferritin-like domain-containing protein, translating into MTASVSCLGDAATAVLTTAVPLEKVRLTRLHAAAWRDGLLSPDVPKPPPDRPARPDRPELKLPRDMPKRGRGGSAQNRIALLHALAHIELNAIDLAWDIVARFAPLGLPKGFTDDWIQVADDEARHFQMLETRLNALGSSYGDLPAHDGLWQAATETAHDLAARLAVVPMVLEARGLDVTPETVRRLRDFGDGESADLLQIIHDEEIGHVAAGRRWFVHLCAERGAEPVTLWQDLVGRHFRGGLKRPFNTASRQLAGFGPEYYEPITPEIDRRPETR; encoded by the coding sequence ATGACCGCGTCCGTATCGTGCCTGGGTGACGCGGCGACCGCGGTGCTGACCACCGCGGTGCCGCTGGAGAAAGTGCGCCTGACCCGCCTTCACGCCGCCGCGTGGCGCGACGGTCTTCTGTCGCCCGACGTGCCGAAACCCCCGCCCGACCGCCCTGCCCGTCCCGACCGGCCGGAACTGAAGCTGCCCCGCGACATGCCCAAGCGCGGGCGTGGCGGCAGCGCCCAGAACCGCATCGCCCTGCTGCATGCGCTGGCGCACATCGAACTGAACGCCATCGACCTCGCCTGGGACATCGTCGCCCGATTCGCGCCTCTCGGTCTTCCGAAGGGCTTCACCGATGACTGGATCCAGGTCGCCGATGACGAAGCGCGGCATTTCCAGATGCTGGAGACCCGGCTGAACGCTCTGGGCTCCAGCTACGGCGACCTGCCGGCCCATGATGGGCTGTGGCAGGCGGCGACGGAGACCGCTCACGACCTCGCCGCCCGGCTGGCGGTGGTGCCGATGGTGCTGGAGGCGCGCGGCCTGGACGTGACGCCGGAGACCGTGCGCCGTCTGCGTGATTTCGGCGACGGCGAGAGCGCCGACCTGCTCCAGATCATCCATGACGAGGAGATCGGCCACGTCGCCGCCGGCCGCCGCTGGTTCGTCCATCTCTGCGCCGAGCGCGGGGCTGAGCCGGTCACTCTCTGGCAGGATCTGGTGGGGCGTCATTTCCGCGGCGGGTTGAAGCGTCCCTTCAACACCGCCAGCCGGCAGCTGGCCGGCTTCGGCCCGGAATATTACGAGCCGATCACTCCCGAAATTGACCGCAGGCCGGAAACCCGGTAA
- a CDS encoding protein-disulfide reductase DsbD produces MKRHALTLLLLLAVLAGGAAPVFAQDAVGSWSKAGPVEARLVSAVRGTGDLTALPLGLELRLEPGWKTYWRSPGDAGFAPRLDWSRSANLGEATLSYPAPHRFSVLGFETAGYDTAVLFPIQGRPATLGKPVDLALTAELLVCSEICVPQTLELALALPAGPAGPSEVANDVARALALVPRGPNGLLRIDSVHGNGAALEVEATAADGFVSPDLFVETDPPLTFSAPKTVFSDNDRHVRMTLAVTDPPPGLDLTGRALTLTLVDGDKAVEAPATAAVGGAASVSGGAGLVAMLGAALLGGLILNLMPCVLPVLSLKLMSVVKHGGRAPAAVRAGFLASAAGILTSFLLMASVLVGIKAAGGAVGWGIQFQQPLFLVFMVVLVTLFSANLWGLFEVPLPRILADRLGGNGLAGPFATGMFATLLATPCSAPFLGTAVGFALSKGPVEIYAIFATLGVGLALPYLAVAAWPQVAGWLPRPGRWMATLKMVLGFALMLTALWLLSVLTVQIGEVAAATVGLLMAALVLALWVGRSGRGAARTAGPALAGVLAVAAFAMPAAVGPSAGAAPVVGESKARWVPFAEAAIRDHVASGRTVFVDVTADWCITCQANKKLVLNRGGAAQRMDDPNIVAMRADWTRPDAAIAKFLSDHGRYGIPFNIVYGPGAPEGIALPELLSEGAVLEALEKAAGKGTDKAS; encoded by the coding sequence ATGAAAAGACATGCCCTCACCCTCCTGCTGCTTCTGGCTGTGCTGGCCGGCGGTGCTGCTCCCGTTTTCGCCCAGGATGCGGTTGGATCCTGGTCGAAGGCGGGGCCGGTGGAGGCGCGGCTGGTGTCGGCGGTGCGCGGCACCGGCGATCTGACGGCGCTGCCGCTCGGGCTGGAACTGCGGCTGGAGCCTGGGTGGAAGACCTATTGGCGCTCCCCCGGCGATGCCGGATTCGCGCCGCGCCTGGATTGGAGCCGGTCGGCCAACCTGGGCGAGGCGACGCTGTCCTATCCGGCGCCGCACCGATTCTCCGTGCTGGGATTCGAGACGGCCGGCTACGACACCGCCGTTCTGTTCCCGATCCAGGGCAGGCCGGCAACGCTCGGCAAGCCGGTTGATCTGGCACTGACCGCCGAACTGCTGGTCTGTTCGGAGATCTGTGTGCCGCAGACGCTGGAACTCGCTCTGGCGTTGCCGGCCGGACCGGCCGGACCCAGCGAGGTTGCCAACGACGTTGCGCGGGCGCTGGCGTTGGTTCCGAGGGGACCGAACGGCCTGCTGCGGATCGACTCCGTTCACGGAAACGGGGCGGCGCTGGAGGTCGAGGCGACCGCCGCCGACGGCTTCGTCTCCCCCGACCTGTTCGTGGAAACAGATCCGCCGCTGACCTTCTCGGCCCCCAAGACGGTCTTCTCCGACAATGACCGCCATGTCCGCATGACCCTGGCGGTAACCGATCCGCCGCCGGGCCTCGACCTGACCGGGCGGGCTTTGACGTTGACCCTGGTCGACGGCGACAAGGCGGTGGAGGCTCCTGCCACGGCGGCGGTCGGGGGCGCGGCGTCGGTTTCCGGTGGCGCCGGGCTGGTGGCGATGCTGGGGGCGGCGCTGCTGGGCGGGCTGATCCTGAACCTGATGCCCTGCGTGCTGCCGGTGCTGTCCCTGAAGCTGATGTCTGTGGTCAAGCATGGTGGTCGGGCGCCGGCCGCTGTGCGCGCCGGCTTCCTGGCGAGTGCGGCCGGCATCCTCACCTCCTTCCTGCTGATGGCGTCGGTGCTGGTCGGCATCAAGGCGGCGGGCGGGGCGGTCGGCTGGGGCATCCAGTTCCAGCAGCCGCTGTTCCTGGTCTTCATGGTCGTGCTGGTCACCCTGTTCTCCGCCAATCTGTGGGGATTGTTCGAGGTGCCGCTACCGCGCATCCTGGCCGACCGGCTGGGCGGCAACGGGCTGGCCGGGCCATTCGCCACCGGCATGTTCGCCACCTTGCTGGCGACCCCCTGTTCGGCGCCCTTCCTGGGCACGGCGGTGGGATTCGCGCTGTCCAAGGGACCGGTGGAGATCTATGCGATCTTCGCGACGCTGGGCGTCGGACTGGCGCTGCCCTATCTGGCGGTGGCGGCGTGGCCGCAGGTGGCCGGATGGCTGCCGCGTCCGGGGCGCTGGATGGCGACACTGAAGATGGTGCTGGGTTTCGCGCTCATGCTGACCGCGCTTTGGCTGCTGTCGGTGCTGACCGTGCAGATCGGCGAGGTTGCCGCTGCCACGGTCGGGCTGCTGATGGCTGCGCTGGTTCTGGCGCTGTGGGTGGGGCGCAGCGGGCGGGGCGCGGCACGAACCGCCGGGCCTGCGCTGGCGGGCGTGCTGGCGGTTGCCGCCTTCGCCATGCCGGCGGCGGTCGGTCCATCTGCCGGCGCGGCACCGGTGGTTGGGGAATCCAAGGCGCGCTGGGTTCCCTTCGCCGAAGCGGCGATCCGTGACCATGTCGCATCCGGCCGGACCGTCTTCGTCGATGTCACCGCCGATTGGTGCATCACCTGTCAGGCGAACAAGAAGCTGGTGCTGAATCGCGGCGGGGCCGCCCAGCGGATGGACGATCCGAACATCGTGGCAATGCGCGCCGACTGGACCCGGCCGGACGCGGCGATCGCCAAATTCCTGTCCGATCACGGCCGCTACGGCATTCCTTTCAACATCGTCTACGGTCCCGGCGCGCCGGAGGGCATCGCCCTGCCTGAACTGCTGAGCGAAGGCGCTGTGCTGGAGGCATTGGAAAAGGCGGCGGGCAAGGGAACGGACAAGGCGTCCTGA
- a CDS encoding homoserine kinase has product MAVYTEVTDEDLSTFAAQYDLGAVLSCKGIAEGVENSNFLLVTERGPYILTLYEKRTRKEDLPFFLGLMEHLADKGIACPLPVAGRDGVALRELCGRPAVIVTFLAGMWPRRIMPQHCAQLGEALARLHLAVGDFRMERPNALALPGWKDLFAKSAERADEVAPGLRATLETELAALEANWPVGLPAGVIHADLFPDNVFFRGDSLSGLIDFYFACNDFFIYDVAICINAWCFEIDGSFNATKARLLLSNYRKVRSLSREELDALPWLCRGSAVRFLLTRLYDWLNHPPGAFVRPKDPLEYLRKLRFHQSVRGLGDYFLDDSDLDDSRTGGQ; this is encoded by the coding sequence ATGGCCGTATACACCGAAGTCACCGACGAGGATCTCAGCACCTTCGCCGCCCAGTACGATCTGGGCGCGGTGCTGTCGTGCAAGGGCATCGCGGAGGGGGTGGAGAATTCCAACTTCCTTTTGGTGACCGAACGCGGACCCTACATCCTGACGCTCTATGAGAAGCGCACGCGGAAGGAGGATCTGCCCTTCTTCCTTGGCCTGATGGAGCATCTGGCGGACAAGGGCATCGCCTGCCCGCTGCCGGTGGCGGGACGCGACGGCGTGGCCCTGCGCGAGCTGTGCGGCCGTCCGGCGGTGATCGTCACCTTCCTTGCCGGCATGTGGCCGCGCCGGATCATGCCGCAGCATTGCGCCCAGCTGGGCGAGGCTCTGGCCCGCCTGCATCTGGCGGTCGGCGACTTCCGCATGGAACGGCCGAACGCCCTGGCCCTGCCGGGCTGGAAGGACCTGTTCGCCAAATCCGCCGAGCGTGCCGATGAGGTGGCGCCCGGCCTGCGCGCGACGCTGGAAACGGAACTGGCGGCGTTGGAGGCCAACTGGCCGGTCGGCCTGCCGGCGGGCGTCATCCATGCCGACCTGTTCCCGGACAATGTGTTCTTCCGCGGCGACAGCCTGTCCGGCCTGATCGACTTCTATTTCGCCTGCAATGACTTCTTCATCTACGACGTGGCGATCTGCATCAACGCCTGGTGCTTCGAGATCGACGGCTCGTTCAATGCCACCAAGGCGCGGCTGCTGCTGTCGAACTACCGCAAGGTCCGGTCACTGTCCCGCGAAGAACTGGACGCCCTGCCCTGGCTCTGTCGCGGCAGCGCCGTGCGCTTCCTGCTTACCCGCCTGTATGACTGGCTGAACCATCCGCCGGGCGCCTTCGTGCGGCCGAAGGATCCGCTGGAATATCTGCGCAAGCTGCGTTTCCACCAGTCGGTCCGCGGCCTGGGCGACTATTTCCTTGACGATTCGGACCTCGACGACTCCAGGACGGGCGGGCAATGA
- the rnhA gene encoding ribonuclease HI, protein MTDEPSPTDAGRKTVDIFTDGACSGNPGPGGWGAILRYGEVEKELYGGEPATTNNRMELMAAIMALEALKKPVTVRLFTDSEYVKNGITKWIHGWKAKGWVTADRKPVKNVDLWQRLEEAKRQHQIEFHWVRGHAGHPENERADELARRGVADVRARG, encoded by the coding sequence ATGACCGACGAGCCCAGCCCGACCGATGCCGGCCGCAAGACCGTCGACATCTTCACCGACGGTGCCTGCAGCGGCAACCCAGGCCCCGGCGGCTGGGGCGCCATCCTGCGCTATGGCGAGGTGGAAAAGGAACTTTATGGCGGAGAGCCGGCGACCACCAACAACCGCATGGAGCTGATGGCCGCCATCATGGCGCTGGAGGCCCTGAAGAAGCCGGTGACCGTCCGCCTCTTCACCGACAGCGAATATGTCAAGAACGGTATCACCAAGTGGATCCATGGCTGGAAGGCCAAGGGCTGGGTGACCGCCGACCGGAAGCCGGTGAAGAATGTCGACCTGTGGCAGCGCCTGGAAGAGGCGAAGCGCCAGCACCAGATCGAGTTCCACTGGGTCCGCGGCCACGCCGGCCATCCCGAGAACGAACGCGCCGACGAACTGGCCCGGCGCGGTGTCGCCGACGTGCGGGCGCGGGGATGA
- the glp gene encoding gephyrin-like molybdotransferase Glp has translation MVQLDNDCFAFGGPMMAVEPALALLAGRVWPVTATEAVPLADALGRVLAADLVAPFNVPPHDNAAVDGYAVFFDDLAADAPTVLPVTARVAAGQWLGRPAVRGEAVRIFTGAPMPAGMDTVFMQEDCRSDGTSVTLPAGIRRGVNRRLAGEDVREGSVVLAAGRRLRPEDIALAASLGFPAFEVRCRLKVAVFSTGDELRQPGQALEPGAVYDANRFALIALLTRLGCAVTDLGILPDRFETIRDALADAAMSHDALITSGGMSTGEEDHVKPAVEANGRLDFWRLAIKPGRPVALGRVRNSVFVGLPGNPVAVVVTFLRIARPILLRLMGASDETPRPIPVRAGFAHKKKPGRREFLRGSLIRAEDGALVATKYLRDGAGVLSSLVESEGLIELPEDLARVEPGMTVDFLPFKEFL, from the coding sequence ATGGTGCAACTCGACAATGATTGCTTCGCCTTCGGCGGGCCGATGATGGCGGTGGAGCCGGCGCTGGCGCTGCTGGCTGGCCGGGTGTGGCCGGTGACGGCGACCGAGGCCGTGCCGCTTGCGGATGCGCTTGGCCGGGTGCTCGCCGCCGATCTGGTGGCGCCCTTCAACGTGCCGCCGCACGACAATGCCGCGGTGGACGGCTATGCCGTGTTCTTCGACGACCTCGCCGCTGATGCCCCGACCGTGCTGCCGGTGACGGCGCGGGTTGCCGCCGGGCAGTGGCTCGGCCGGCCGGCCGTCCGTGGGGAGGCGGTGCGCATCTTCACCGGCGCGCCGATGCCGGCAGGCATGGACACCGTCTTCATGCAGGAGGATTGCCGCAGTGACGGAACCTCCGTAACCCTGCCGGCGGGCATCCGCCGTGGCGTGAACCGGCGGCTGGCGGGAGAGGATGTGCGCGAAGGCTCCGTGGTGCTGGCGGCTGGGCGCCGCCTGCGGCCGGAGGACATCGCGCTTGCCGCCTCGCTCGGTTTTCCGGCATTTGAGGTGCGCTGCAGGCTGAAAGTGGCGGTTTTTTCCACCGGTGACGAACTGCGGCAGCCGGGGCAAGCGCTGGAGCCCGGCGCCGTCTACGATGCCAACCGCTTTGCCCTGATCGCGCTGCTGACCCGGCTGGGCTGTGCCGTCACCGATCTCGGCATCCTGCCAGACCGGTTCGAGACCATCCGCGATGCCCTGGCGGACGCCGCCATGAGCCATGATGCTCTGATCACCTCCGGCGGCATGTCCACCGGTGAAGAGGATCATGTCAAGCCGGCGGTGGAAGCGAACGGGCGGCTCGACTTCTGGCGGCTGGCGATCAAGCCGGGGCGGCCGGTGGCGCTGGGCCGCGTGCGCAATTCCGTGTTCGTCGGACTGCCCGGAAATCCGGTCGCCGTGGTGGTGACCTTCCTGCGCATCGCCCGGCCGATCCTGCTGCGGCTGATGGGGGCGTCGGACGAGACGCCGCGGCCGATTCCGGTGCGCGCTGGATTCGCTCACAAAAAAAAGCCCGGCCGGCGCGAGTTTCTGCGCGGGTCACTGATCCGTGCGGAGGATGGCGCGCTGGTGGCGACCAAATACCTGCGTGACGGGGCCGGCGTGCTGTCGTCGCTGGTCGAATCCGAAGGGTTGATCGAGTTGCCGGAGGATCTGGCGCGGGTCGAACCCGGCATGACCGTCGATTTCCTGCCGTTCAAGGAATTTCTTTAG
- the mobB gene encoding molybdopterin-guanine dinucleotide biosynthesis protein B: MKIFGLTGWSGSGKTSLMVRLIPALTGRGLRVSTVKHAHKGFDIDHPGKDSHNHRLAGATEVLVSSPRRWALMHELRDGEPELTLDQLISKVSPVDLLLIEGFKRDRHEKIEIWRADVDKPLIAPEDPTIVAVASDGAVPGCPVPVLDLNDAEAVAAFVVERCGLG, from the coding sequence ATGAAGATCTTTGGGCTGACCGGCTGGAGCGGCAGCGGCAAGACCTCGCTGATGGTGCGCCTGATCCCGGCGCTGACCGGGCGGGGCTTGCGGGTTTCCACGGTCAAGCATGCCCACAAGGGCTTTGACATCGACCATCCCGGCAAGGACAGCCACAACCATCGCCTGGCGGGGGCCACCGAGGTGCTGGTCAGCTCTCCCCGCCGCTGGGCCCTGATGCACGAGTTGCGCGATGGTGAGCCGGAACTGACGCTGGACCAGCTGATCAGCAAGGTTAGTCCGGTTGATCTGTTGCTGATCGAGGGCTTCAAGCGGGATCGCCACGAGAAGATCGAGATCTGGCGGGCCGATGTGGACAAGCCGCTGATCGCACCGGAGGATCCCACCATCGTCGCGGTCGCCAGCGACGGCGCGGTGCCTGGATGCCCGGTGCCGGTGCTGGACCTGAACGACGCGGAAGCGGTTGCGGCGTTCGTGGTGGAGCGGTGCGGGTTGGGGTGA
- the moaD gene encoding molybdopterin converting factor subunit 1: MKILYFAWLRSKIGMPTETVDLPAEVTTAGDLVEWLKSRSPRHAEALANSKVVKVAVNQEHVPYDHPISATDEVALFPPVTGG, translated from the coding sequence ATGAAGATTCTCTATTTCGCCTGGCTGCGCAGCAAGATCGGGATGCCGACCGAGACGGTGGACCTGCCGGCGGAGGTGACCACGGCCGGCGATCTCGTCGAATGGCTGAAGAGCCGCAGCCCCCGCCACGCGGAGGCCCTGGCCAACAGCAAGGTGGTGAAGGTCGCGGTGAACCAGGAGCATGTGCCCTACGACCACCCGATCTCCGCGACGGACGAGGTGGCGCTGTTCCCGCCGGTTACGGGGGGCTGA
- the moaE gene encoding molybdopterin synthase catalytic subunit MoaE has protein sequence MAIRVQAGDFDVGAEYAAFTAGRTSVGGVAMFVGLVRDIAGGASVSAMTLEHYPGMTEKQLEAIEDEARRRWPLDDVLVIHRHGRLEPGDRIVMVATASAHRDAAFDSCRFLMDWLKTKAPFWKLEATPEGERWVEAKDSDDAAAARWAE, from the coding sequence ATGGCGATCCGCGTCCAGGCCGGGGATTTCGACGTCGGCGCCGAATATGCCGCCTTCACCGCCGGCCGCACCAGTGTCGGTGGGGTGGCGATGTTCGTCGGGTTGGTGCGTGACATCGCCGGTGGTGCGTCGGTCAGCGCCATGACCCTGGAACACTACCCCGGCATGACCGAAAAGCAGCTTGAAGCGATCGAAGATGAGGCGCGCCGCCGCTGGCCGCTGGATGACGTGTTGGTGATCCACCGCCATGGCCGGCTGGAGCCGGGCGACCGCATCGTGATGGTTGCCACCGCCTCGGCCCATCGCGATGCGGCCTTCGACTCCTGCCGTTTCCTGATGGATTGGCTGAAGACGAAGGCGCCCTTCTGGAAGCTCGAAGCCACGCCGGAGGGAGAGCGCTGGGTCGAGGCAAAGGACAGCGACGACGCAGCGGCGGCGCGCTGGGCGGAGTGA
- a CDS encoding zinc ribbon domain-containing protein YjdM: MDDQINCPQCNSENAYNDGSLWNCPDCGHEWNPDTAAAATDAEAGQGVRDANGNPLADGDSVTVIKDLKVKGSSLVVKGGTKVKNIRLVDGADGHNIACKIDGIGAMNLKSEFVKKA, translated from the coding sequence ATGGACGATCAGATCAACTGCCCGCAGTGCAACTCCGAAAACGCCTACAATGACGGCAGCCTGTGGAACTGCCCCGACTGCGGGCATGAATGGAACCCCGACACGGCAGCGGCCGCCACCGATGCCGAAGCCGGTCAGGGCGTGCGCGACGCCAACGGCAACCCGCTGGCCGACGGCGACAGCGTCACCGTCATCAAGGACCTGAAGGTCAAGGGATCGTCGCTTGTGGTCAAGGGCGGGACCAAGGTGAAGAACATCCGTCTGGTCGATGGCGCCGACGGGCACAACATCGCCTGCAAGATCGACGGCATCGGTGCGATGAACCTCAAGTCGGAATTCGTCAAGAAGGCGTGA
- a CDS encoding peroxiredoxin, translating to MSIQVGDTIPSVTLKWLTDNGMQEVTTDELFKGKKVVLFSVPGAFTPTCSAKHLPGFVQQADALKAKGVDCIICLAVNDPFVMRAWGEKGAVGDKVAMLPDGNATFTTALGLTMDGSGYGLGTRGQRFALVAEDGKVTHVAVEAPGKFEVSSAEAVLEKL from the coding sequence ATGAGCATCCAGGTTGGCGATACCATTCCGTCCGTCACGCTGAAGTGGCTGACCGACAACGGCATGCAGGAAGTCACGACGGACGAGCTGTTCAAGGGCAAGAAGGTCGTCCTGTTCTCGGTCCCCGGCGCCTTCACCCCGACCTGCTCCGCCAAGCATCTACCGGGCTTCGTCCAACAGGCCGACGCACTGAAGGCGAAGGGCGTCGACTGCATCATCTGCCTGGCGGTCAACGATCCGTTCGTGATGCGCGCCTGGGGTGAAAAGGGCGCTGTCGGCGACAAGGTTGCGATGCTGCCGGACGGCAACGCCACCTTCACCACTGCCCTTGGCCTGACCATGGACGGTTCCGGCTACGGCCTCGGCACCCGCGGCCAGCGTTTCGCCCTGGTGGCGGAAGACGGCAAGGTCACGCACGTCGCTGTCGAAGCCCCCGGCAAGTTCGAGGTGTCTTCGGCCGAAGCGGTGCTGGAAAAGCTTTGA
- a CDS encoding YqgE/AlgH family protein → MPRLTKSPDSKTTESLTGQLLIAMPGMEDPRFQRTVIYVCAHNEDGAMGLVVNRLFGSITFEDLLEQLDMDIAQPIHNLPVHYGGPVESGRGFVLHSTDYVRDGTLVVNDDVALTATIDILRAISEDRGPRRNLLLLGYAGWGPGQLDAEFQANGWLNVPCDEKLLFDTDLDAKWERAIGKLGVSVSMLSGEAGHA, encoded by the coding sequence ATGCCGCGCCTGACCAAGTCTCCGGACTCCAAGACCACGGAATCGCTGACCGGCCAGCTGCTGATCGCCATGCCCGGAATGGAGGACCCACGTTTCCAGCGTACGGTCATCTATGTCTGCGCCCACAATGAGGATGGCGCAATGGGTCTGGTGGTGAACCGGCTGTTCGGGTCGATCACCTTCGAGGATCTGCTGGAACAGCTCGACATGGACATCGCACAGCCGATTCACAACCTGCCAGTGCATTACGGCGGCCCGGTCGAGTCGGGCCGCGGCTTCGTCCTGCATTCGACCGACTATGTCCGCGACGGCACGCTGGTGGTGAACGACGACGTGGCGCTGACCGCCACCATCGACATCCTGCGCGCCATCTCCGAAGATCGCGGACCGCGCCGCAACCTGCTGCTGCTGGGTTATGCCGGCTGGGGGCCGGGCCAGCTGGACGCCGAGTTCCAGGCCAATGGCTGGCTCAACGTACCCTGCGACGAGAAGTTGCTGTTCGACACCGACCTCGACGCGAAGTGGGAGCGCGCCATCGGCAAGCTGGGCGTCAGCGTCTCCATGCTGTCTGGCGAAGCCGGGCACGCCTGA
- the cysQ gene encoding 3'(2'),5'-bisphosphate nucleotidase CysQ — protein MPDAAVASLLPTVRTIAHEAGQVILRFYNDGIDVATKVDGSPVTQADQAAEAVIVPALHHLLPGVPVVAEEAMAAGHKPDISGGRFWLVDPLDGTKEFISRNGEFTVNIALIENGAPVLGVVYAPATGDMYAAAGPGTAVHCAEGRHDHPIAVRNPPADGLTVVASRSHGSGSVLEDFLGSYAVKDRVSCGSSLKFCTVASGKADLYPRFGPTSEWDTAAGHAVLIGAGGRVEQPDGSPLVYGKDDILNPHFVAYGWK, from the coding sequence ATGCCCGATGCCGCTGTGGCGAGCCTGCTGCCGACGGTCCGCACGATCGCCCACGAGGCCGGTCAGGTCATCCTGCGCTTCTACAACGACGGCATCGACGTCGCCACCAAAGTCGACGGCAGCCCGGTGACGCAGGCCGATCAGGCGGCGGAAGCGGTGATCGTCCCGGCGCTGCACCATCTGCTGCCCGGCGTCCCGGTGGTTGCGGAAGAGGCGATGGCCGCGGGCCACAAGCCCGATATCTCCGGCGGCCGCTTCTGGCTGGTCGATCCGCTCGACGGCACGAAGGAGTTCATCTCCCGCAACGGTGAATTCACGGTCAACATCGCACTGATCGAGAATGGTGCACCGGTGCTGGGCGTCGTCTATGCCCCCGCGACCGGCGACATGTACGCGGCGGCCGGTCCCGGCACCGCCGTCCATTGCGCGGAAGGGCGGCACGACCATCCCATCGCCGTCCGCAATCCGCCGGCCGACGGGCTGACCGTCGTCGCCAGCCGCTCCCACGGCAGCGGCTCGGTGCTGGAGGATTTCCTCGGCAGCTATGCGGTCAAGGACCGTGTGTCCTGCGGCAGTTCACTGAAGTTCTGCACGGTGGCGAGCGGCAAGGCCGACCTCTACCCGCGCTTTGGACCGACCAGCGAGTGGGACACCGCTGCCGGGCATGCCGTGCTGATCGGCGCCGGCGGCCGGGTGGAGCAGCCGGACGGCTCGCCGCTGGTCTATGGCAAGGACGACATCCTGAACCCCCACTTCGTCGCCTACGGCTGGAAATGA